From one Dermacentor silvarum isolate Dsil-2018 chromosome 3, BIME_Dsil_1.4, whole genome shotgun sequence genomic stretch:
- the LOC119446094 gene encoding uncharacterized protein LOC119446094 yields MKKRRMAWYWLLSLPLLAMVLDNASGGGATASDVKGGSTPGISGATLSSSSNMERRWKCHRLGKLSTVQAANSRCWFYCFDESLYRIYRLPEPNGTPCLVDKNYPQGTCRYSRCRQPNMKKRWWLGKLFRKGSGVKE; encoded by the exons ATGAAGAAAAGAAGAATGGCCTGGTATTGGCTGCTGTCACTACCACTACTAG CAATGGTACTCGACAATGCTTCTGGTGGCGGTGCCACAGCGTCGGACGTCAAAGGCGGATCCACACCAGGAATTTCAGGCGCTACTCTCAGTAGCTCGTCGAATATGGAACGGAGATGGAAATGCCATAGGCTTGGCAAACTT TCTACAGTTCAAGCAGCGAATTCGAGATGCTGGTTCTACTGTTTCGACGAGTCCTTGTATCGAATCTACCGGTTACCAGAGCCGAACGGAACACCATGCTTG GTGGACAAGAACTACCCTCAAGGAACGTGCAGATATTCGCGGTGTCGCCAGCCCAACATGAAAAAAAGATGGTGGCTTGGCAAATTGTTCCGCAAGGGCTCCGGTGTCAAGGAATAA